Proteins from one Bos indicus x Bos taurus breed Angus x Brahman F1 hybrid chromosome 19, Bos_hybrid_MaternalHap_v2.0, whole genome shotgun sequence genomic window:
- the LOC113877449 gene encoding olfactory receptor 4A47-like produces the protein MEQRNNVTEFVLLGLTQSPQGQKILFAVFLFIYIVMMMGNVLIVITVVASPTLDSPMYFFLGNLSFLDAVYSTNFILSMIKSFICGKTIIFFQACMDQLFTEHLFGGTEILLLVVMAYDHYVAICKPLHYLTIMNQRVCVLLLLLAWVGGFLHAVLHPFFVYNLPFCGPNVMDHFVCDVYPLLKLACTDTHIIALTVLPKNEAICVIILTLLLISYGVILCSLKKLSQEGRLKALSTCGSHITVVLLFFVPCIFMYVITPSTLTTDKFLTVFYTVFTPMLNPLIYTLRNGEVKNTMKKLWTRKRK, from the coding sequence ATGGAACAAAGGAACAATGTAACTGAGTTTGTCCTCTTGGGGCTCACTCAGAGCCCCCAGGGTCAGAAAATATTATTTGCTGTGTTCTTGTTCATCTACATTGTCATGATGATGGGCAATGTACTCATAGTCATCACTGTGGTGGCCAGTCCAACGCTGGATTCCCCTATGTACTTCTTCCTTGGAAATTTGTCATTTCTGGATGCTGTTTATTCTACTAACTTCATCCTGAGTATGATTAAAAGCTTCATTTGTGGGAAGACAATCATTTTCTTCCAAGCTTGCATGGACCAGCTTTTTACGGAGCATTTATTTGGTGGTACTGAGATTTTACTCCTGGTGGTCATGGCCTATGAccactatgtggccatctgcaaacccTTGCATTATTTGACAATCATGAATCAGCGAGTGTGTGTTCTGCTACTGCTCTTGGCCTGGGTTGGTGGGTTTTTGCATGCTGTCCTTCATCCTTTTTTTGTTTACAACCTTCCATTCTGTGGCCCAAATGTCATGGACCACTTTGTGTGTGACGTGTACCCCTTGTTAAAACTAGCCTGCACTGACACCCATATCATTGCCCTCACAGTGCTGCCCAAAAATGAGGCCATCTGTGTGATCATCCTTACACTCTTACTCATATCCTATGGGGTCATTCTATGCTCCCTGAAGAAACTTAGTCAGGAAGGGAGGCTCAAAGCCTTGTCCACCTGTGGCTCCCACATCACTGTGGTGCTCCTCTTCTTTGTGCcctgtatttttatgtatgtgatAACTCCTTCCACTTTAACTACTGACAAATTCTTGACTGTGTTTTACACTGTTTTCACTCCTATGCTGAATCCTCTAATCTATACTCTGAGAAATGGAGAAGTGAAAAATACCATGAAAAAGCTCTggaccagaaaaagaaaatga